Proteins encoded in a region of the Spirochaetota bacterium genome:
- a CDS encoding 1-acyl-sn-glycerol-3-phosphate acyltransferase, which translates to MLTGIRKLLLLFVITIVHIIQFIIVGIIHGFSIHHAAKSTMAWCRALVKNLNIAVEMNGTLPSEGVLVVSNHRSYIDIAVIGQFFPCTFLAKRELANWPILGHAARLAKVIFVDRNNTESRKISRVKISQTLKQGISVVVFPEGTSYAGPGILTFKPGTFELAADNNIAVVPVAIEYDDMLDAWVGNDTFIEHFIQTFKKPIVRVTISFGPILKNHTPQSIMYSSREWIENTLLHHRNKILIQEAIGGTL; encoded by the coding sequence ATGTTAACAGGCATAAGAAAGCTACTTCTATTATTTGTAATTACTATCGTTCACATAATACAATTTATTATTGTGGGAATAATACATGGTTTTAGCATTCACCATGCAGCAAAAAGCACCATGGCATGGTGCAGGGCATTAGTTAAAAATCTCAATATTGCTGTTGAAATGAATGGAACACTTCCATCTGAGGGTGTACTTGTTGTCAGTAATCATCGTTCATATATTGATATAGCAGTTATTGGACAGTTCTTCCCCTGTACATTCCTTGCAAAAAGGGAGTTGGCAAACTGGCCTATATTGGGTCATGCCGCAAGATTAGCCAAAGTAATTTTTGTAGACCGCAATAATACTGAAAGTAGAAAAATATCTCGTGTAAAGATTTCTCAAACACTGAAGCAGGGGATATCAGTTGTTGTATTTCCTGAAGGCACCTCGTATGCAGGGCCTGGGATACTTACATTTAAACCTGGGACATTTGAACTAGCAGCAGATAATAATATCGCTGTGGTTCCTGTGGCAATTGAATATGATGATATGCTTGATGCATGGGTTGGAAACGACACATTTATTGAACACTTCATACAGACATTTAAAAAGCCAATAGTTAGAGTTACTATCTCATTTGGACCTATACTTAAAAACCACACTCCACAATCTATAATGTATTCTTCACGTGAATGGATAGAAAACACATTATTACATCATAGAAATAAAATCTTAATACAAGAAGCAATTGGAGGTACGCTATGA